Part of the Streptomyces sp. NBC_01264 genome, CCGTCTCTCGGTGTTCACCGGGGACTTCGACATCGCCGCGGCGCGCGCGGTGTGCTCGGGCGGCCCGCTGCCCGCCGCGCGGGTGGAGCGGGTGCTGGCGGGCCTGGTGGCCAAGTCGGTGGTCCGGTGCAGCCGTGAGCGGGGCGCGGGCGCCCGCTACCGGCTGCTGGACACGATCCGCGAATACGGGCAGGACTGGCTGGCGGAACTCGGCGAGGAACGGGTCGTCGCCGACCGGCACGCCCATTGGTACGCGGCGCTCTCCAAGGCCGCCGAACCGGGCTGGATGGGGCCCGGCCAGGTGGACTGGTACCGCAGGATGACCGCCGAGCACGCGCAGCTGCGTACGGCCCTGGAGCACCTGCTCCGCTCGGACCCGACGGCGGCCCTGGAGGCGGCCGGCGCGCTCTGGTTCTTCTGGTTCTCCTGCGGCCACGTCGACGAGGGCCGGTCCTTCCTCGAACGGGCCCTGAGCAGGGGCCCGCGCTCGGGCGCCGCGTACGTCCAGGCCCTGTGGGCCCTGGGGCTCACCACCATGCTCCAGGGCGACCTGGCCACCGCCGAGGAGCTCGGCAAGGAGTGCACGGGCGCCGCGGCCACGCTGGCGGACCCCGAGCCGGAGCTGCGCGCCGCGTACCTGCACGCGGTGTCGGTGCTGATGCCGGGTGATCCCGTACGGGCCCTCGCGCTCGCCGGACCCCGGGCGCGCGGGGGGCACGGCGGCAGACCCAGCGGCGTGGGCTGGCTGCTGTGCCGGCTGGCCACCGGCTACGCCCTGTGCGACCTCGGGCGCTTCGAGGAGGCCGAGCGGGAGGCCCAGGGCCTGCGCGAGGCCTGCGCGGAGCTGGGCGAGCGCTGGCTGCGGGCGTACGCGGACTACATCCTGGCCATGGCGGCGCTGGGGCTCGGCCACCACGGGGAGGCGGCCCGGCACGCGCGGGCGATGCTGTCGGGCAAACGGCTGCTGGGCGACCGCTTCGGGATCGCGCTCGGCCTCGACCTGCTGGCGGCGGCCGTGGCGGGCCTGGGCGACGGCGAGCTGGCGGCCCGGCTGCTGGGCACGGGGCACGCCTGGTGGCGCACGGTGGGCCGGCCGCAGATGGGCTCCCCCTCGCTCACGGCCGTGCGCGACCAGGGCGAACGGCAGGCCCGGGCGGCGATCGGCGACGAGGCGTACGAAAGCGCCTTCTCGGGCGGTGCGGCGGCGTCCACCGGCTGACGGCGACCCGTGTCGTGGGCCCAGCCGGTGGCGCCGTGGCGTAACTCCGGGGCTCCCGTCAGTACGGGAGGGGTCTGCCCGACGGGGTACGCAGATCCAGGTCTCGGGGTGCGGGCTTCGGGACGGGCTTTCGGATCAGCTGCTGGCGCATGCTACCTCCTCGCTCAGACAAGGGCCGGGCGGCGGGGTTCCACCGTGCGGCCGTCGGGGAGCAGTTCACCTGTGTCGTCGAACACCACGGCGC contains:
- a CDS encoding ATP-binding protein; its protein translation is MSGNLPPETASFVGRERELGLLSDLLRERRLVTLTGVGGVGKSRLALRAAADPRQRRHDGVWWVELSPLRDAELLTATVAHTLGLAHQSPRPLDEELCAWMADKELLIVLDTCEHLVAACRHLVGELLQSAPGLTVLITTREPLRSPGEHLVEVSPLPSDGPESDALALFRACALAATPQAAAAFADPERAALAADICRRLDGIPLALELAGARMRLWTLEQMAQRLEGRFDLLSGTTTARLPRHQTMRTAIGWSHELCEPVERLLWARLSVFTGDFDIAAARAVCSGGPLPAARVERVLAGLVAKSVVRCSRERGAGARYRLLDTIREYGQDWLAELGEERVVADRHAHWYAALSKAAEPGWMGPGQVDWYRRMTAEHAQLRTALEHLLRSDPTAALEAAGALWFFWFSCGHVDEGRSFLERALSRGPRSGAAYVQALWALGLTTMLQGDLATAEELGKECTGAAATLADPEPELRAAYLHAVSVLMPGDPVRALALAGPRARGGHGGRPSGVGWLLCRLATGYALCDLGRFEEAEREAQGLREACAELGERWLRAYADYILAMAALGLGHHGEAARHARAMLSGKRLLGDRFGIALGLDLLAAAVAGLGDGELAARLLGTGHAWWRTVGRPQMGSPSLTAVRDQGERQARAAIGDEAYESAFSGGAAASTG